One Urocitellus parryii isolate mUroPar1 chromosome 9, mUroPar1.hap1, whole genome shotgun sequence DNA segment encodes these proteins:
- the Pgp gene encoding glycerol-3-phosphate phosphatase yields the protein MAKAEAGGDDARCVLLSAERAQALLADVDTLLFDCDGVLWRGETAVPGAPETLRALRARGKRLGFITNNSSKTRAAYAEKLQRLGFGGPAGPGAGLEVFGTAYCTALYLRQRLAGASAPKAYVLGSPALAAELEAVGVASVGVGPEPLRGDSPADWLAEPLEADVGAVVVGFDPHFSYMKLTKAVRYLQQPGCLLVGTNMDNRLPLEKGHFIAGTGCLVRAVEMAAQRQADIIGKPSRFIFDCVSQEYGINPERTVMVGDRLDTDILLGVTCGLKTILTLTGVSTLEDVKSNQESDCMSKKKMVPDFYVDSIADLLPALQG from the exons aTGGCGAAGGCGGAGGCCGGCGGCGACGACGCCCGCTGCGTACTGCTGAGCGCCGAGCGGGCCCAGGCGCTGCTGGCCGACGTGGACACGCTGCTGTTCGACTGCGACGGCGTGCTGTGGCGCGGCGAGACAGCCGTGCCTGGCGCGCCCGAGACCCTGAGGGCGCTGCGGGCCCGCGGCAAGCGCCTGGGCTTCATCACCAACAACAGCAGCAAGACGCGCGCGGCCTACGCTGAGAAGCTGCAGCGTCTGGGCTTCGGAGGCCCTGCGGGGCCCGGCGCGGGCCTGGAGGTCTTCGGCACGGCCTACTGCACCGCGCTCTACCTGCGCCAGCGCTTGGCCGGCGCGTCGGCCCCGAAGGCCTACGTGCTGGGCAGCCCGGCCCTGGCAGCGGAGCTGGAGGCCGTGGGCGTCGCCAGCGTGGGCGTGGGGCCCGAGCCACTCCGGGGCGACAGCCCAGCCGACTGGCTAGCCGAGCCGCTGGAGGCGGACGTGGGCGCTGTGGTGGTGGGCTTCGACCCGCACTTCAGCTACATGAAGCTCACCAAGGCTGTGCGCTATCTGCAGCAGCCCGGCTGCCTGCTTGTGGGCACCAACATGGACAACCGGCTACCCCTGGAGAAAGGCCACTTCATCGCGG GTACCGGCTGTCTGGTTCGAGCGGTAGAGATGGCCGCCCAACGTCAGGCCGACATCATTGGGAAGCCCAGCCGCTTCATCTTCGACTGCGTGTCCCAGGAGTACGGCATCAACCCGGAACGCACCGTCATGGTGGGGGACCGTCTGGATACAGACATCCTCCTGGGCGTCACCTGTGGCTTGAAGACCATCCTGACCCTGACTGGAGTCTCTACACTCGAGGATGTGAAGAGTAATCAGGAAAGTGACTGCATGTCTAAGAAGAAAATGGTCCCTGACTTCTATGTTGACAGCATAGCCGACCTCTTGCCTGCTCTTCAAGGTTAA